The sequence ccccgtGGGGGTTCGCGGCTCTCCGCCCTTGCCGAGCCGCTCCCCTGCCCCCGTGGCGGGGGTTGCGCGGCCCGGCCGCACCGCCAGCCCCGTGCGGGGCTCCAGGAGGGCAGCGGGGCTGAGCGCTGTTCTTGCGGAGCCGTGCCAGCTACTTACGTGTCCGCGTCCCCGCCGCAGGCTGCGAGCTCGGGGGACTGCGCCACCGGGAGGGCGGCGGGACTGGGGGGCGCCACGGCCCCGAGCCTGCGCCCGTCACTCCAGGCCGTTGCGGTGGCCGGGCTCGGGGGGCGGCAGCAGCTCCGGGGAGTGGCAGGGCGGACTGCCGGCCGCGCTGTGCTCGCTGTCGGTGTCGCTGCCCTTCTTGCctccggggccggggccgccgccggggccgccgccgccggggccccCGGCGCCTCCGGGGCCGCTGTGGGTCTTGACGTGCTTGCTGAGGTGGTCGCTGCGCATGAAGCGCTTGTTGCAGACGGGGCAGGCGAAGCGCTTCTCGCCCGTGTGGGTCCGCAGGTGCCGCTGCAGCTCGTCGGAGCGGGTGAAGCGCTTGCCGCAGAAGAGCCAGTTGCAGACGAAGGGCCGCTCGCCCGTGTGCCAGCGCAGGTGCGCCTTCAGGTGCGAGGTTTTGCCGTAGACCTTGCCGCAGCCGGGGATGtggcagctgtgcagcccctTGCGGCGCAGGCTGGCCCCCGCCGGCCCCAGCCGCTCGGCCTCCTGGCAATTGGGGCAGTCGCAGGTGGCGCGCCCCGAGTAGCGGCGGGCGGAGGAGCGCGGAGAAGCGGCcagcggcgcggcggggccgccgcccAGCATGGAGCCCCCGGCGCCGGCCAGCGGCGAGGGGGCCGAGTCCGGGTAGGAGCCGGGCAGCACCGGCTTAAATCCGTCCATGAGATGCTGCCCGGCGGGGCTGAGGAGGTGCGAGGAGGCGCCGCTGCTGAAGGCCGAATGGCCCAGGCCCGAGTAATCCGAGTTGTAGCCGCCCAGTGGCGAGTGGAGCGAGGTCTGGAGTCCGCCGGGCGCGGGGTGCAGCGAGCCGGGCAGCGCGGCCGCGCCGTTGGGGCTCTGCACGTCGATCCAGCCGGCGCCCACGTCCCACCAGCTGGAGGCGCCCGCTGAGCCAACCTCGCCGGCGCCGAGCCCCGGGTGCGAGGGCTTGAACCAGGACTCGTAGGGGTGCGCCATGCCCACCCGCGGGTAgatgccctgcagcccctccaccGACGTGTGCACCTTGGAGATGAAGACGGGCTGGTGCGCCGCCGCCTCCTGTCCTGCCGCCccaccgccgccgcctccgccgccgccgccgccgccggcgctgcccggcgcCTGGAAGACGGAGTAGTCGTTGGCGAAGGGCGAGCTGGCGGCCGCCGCGCTGCTGGAGGTGAGGGAGAAGGCGCTGGAGCCCGGCGAGCCGCCGCAGCTGAACGAGTCCGAGACGagggcggccgccgccgccgctgccgccgccgccgccgccgaggAGCCGTTCCGCGCCGCGCCCGCCACGCCGAAGCCCGGGAGGCCGGAGCCCACGGCCCCGCAGCTGCCCGCcgaggctgaggaggaggagcgtTTCCAGGGGTGAAAGCCTTTGCCGAAGGAGGACGCGCTGTCCGAAAGGGCGGACGgcgaggggctggggctgccgaTCTTGTTGCAGGTCGCGGCGAGCATGGCCAGCGGCGTGGAGCCTACCCGCGGTTCCTCCTGCGGGCACAGAGGGGAGAGGGCCGTCCCGCCGGCGTCAGGGATGGagcggccccgcgccgccgccccgcgccccgcgcTCCGCGCCCGGCACCTCtccgccgcccggccccgctccgctccgccgcCCGGCCGCGGGCGCAAAGTTTCGCGACTCCCGCGGGGGAAACCCTTCGCTGGGGCCGGCACTGCAGTTCTGCCTCCAAACGCCTACCGGGGCTTTTTTTTCACAATCCAACTCCCCTCCCCCGAAGGAGCTCAGGAAGGgttaaaaaggaggaagaaaaaaagagaggggaaaaaagttgcGTCTGTTACCGTAGCTTTAAAGATGCCCCCGGCACGGCGGCAGCTACGTTTCAGCCTGCTCCCTTTCCCCGGGACGTGGCTGGTCCCCGTCCCTCAGGCCAGTAAGGCTGTTTTCTTAAATACAGAATCGCAGGACTATcaaattactgctttttttttttctttaagcgTCCTTTAAATCAGCCTAATTTACGTAGCAACGATAatgaaatacatatataaatttaaCATATGTAAATATGTATGCATACACGAGTTGAACGTACCTGCTAGACACGGTGAGTTGTGTTATTTTAAACGGAAATAAAAAGCCACAATCtgttgcaaatttttttttaaattgcactcaaaaaaaccccgatagtgctgggtttgggattatttttttgtttgttgtttttttttcttccagcagtCACATGTAAAGAAGAAAAGCCACTTCTTCGGgggcacaggaacagcacagcccaggcgCTGTAGGTTGTTTCTACAAATGCCCTTAAAACCTTTTCTTGCTCACTGAAAAGTAACTctgcccccttttccccctctcacTCTTTCTTTTCACCTAAATTCACTTGTACttaagctaaaaaaaaaaaaaaaagaaaaaaaagaaaaaaaaagaaaaaaagaagaagaagaaaaaaaaccccaggctgAATAGAGGAGACTGATAGCCCCGGTCAAGACAGGGGTTATTTTAACCCCCTCCAATCGacaataaaaagaaaccaattaaaccagcaagagaaaaaaatccttagaCTCACCCCTAGAAGTGAAGTTGCCATCACACAAAAGTGCCCTCCTCTCAGAGGATCTTTTTTATATTGATAAATCAGAGGCAGTGTTTTTTTTAGAGGTGTGCAATACAATGATCAGTTCCGCCCATTCCACCACAATTGTAGCTCCCTCGCCGGCTTTGAAGTGCCGCTGAGCCGCCGCCAGCCAATCCCCGGCACCGCCGCCTCGCTCGCCGACGTGACCGCGTGAAGTCAGCAGCGCCGTCGAGCCGGGCCGCGGGCCCCGCCGGCGCTGATGACCTCACGCACTCACGCCGGCGAGCGGCGCGGCTGCGGTGCCGGTCCGCCGGGACCGCTCACCCCGGCTCGGGCCGCTGCGTTCCGGCCGCCCCTTTCCATCAGCCCCCCACCCCACGGCCGTGTGCGCAATTTGACAACAGTTGTTGTgaggttgttgggtttttttccccctcggAGCGGTTTATGTTTGAATTTTTATACCATCATGATCATCATCATAATCTCAGTCTTACTATGATTATCGGCATGGCGAGAGCGGTAGCATTCCTTTTCTACACTAGCGCCCTTTTCTCACCTTGCAGATCCCTTCTGGTCAGCCCCTCTTCTCAAGGGGGGAGAACACTTTAGGTCACTGCTGCCCGTCGTTCCCTCCCTTCTCGCCCTCGCCGGCCGCGCTTTCAGGCGTGGTTCTTGGCGGAGGGGTCGCACAAGCAGAGCCCTCCCGGGCGGCACCGGCACAAGCAGGGGCTGGCTTCCCGCCGCCTCGTCCCCCCGAAGGCGAGCGCTCTGCTCTCCTCGGCCGGCCCTGCGAGGCTGCGGGGAAGGGCAGAGCcctctccccctgtccctgcggGACCCCGCTCGGCCCTGCCCTGCTCGCCCAGGTGCTTTCACCCCCCGCGGGTTTTCCACGGCTTTGCTTAGCTCTCCAGGggatgtttttcctctttctctcgGCTCCGGTTTTGACCCGTTTGCGTGTCGTGGGGATATTGACTGTACATCATATCTATTGATCAAGGGAGTAATGTACATTATCATACTTTGAAGTAAGAGTGAAGTAAATTAATGAActgctttctttctctgaaagctGACGCTTACCATAAATGTCGCGTTTCTCTCTGCGAGCTGCTCTGAATGATTTTAGCCTGTTGAGAAGGCGTGACAGGCCAGCCCAGAAGGAGGAaggggtgggggaaggagggaactccgtttaacaaataaaaaagaattaactTCATTGCTTTGGTCTCCTTCTATAATGATATTCATTTTACAGACCTAACGCACACTTGTTTAAATTTCGGATTTAATTTAATCAATACTATCACCCGCAAAGAGGGGAAGAACATTTCCCAGAGATACTCCCTTGTATGAATGCTTATTAACTTTTTATCTCCACTTTCTTTATCTGCTGGAGATGGGGAGGAACTATTAAGACATAGATCAGAAAGCGTAAGAGCAAAACAAGCATCGTGAGCATTACATTTTAGATGAACACAAAATCGCATTTTGTGGTGTGCCAGGTTAGGTAAAAAGATCGACACGCATTCCTTTCAGCCCCAGAAAGTCTGGGAGACTTTGCCATACACCGGGGAAGTAGAAGCCTTTAGTGATATATCTCTTTTCAGGACAGCCTCGCTGGGTGGGTCTTCCATTCGCATCCGTATTTTGTCTGCACTTGTCTGCCCAGAGGAAACGTGTCCTTTTTTGATCTTTTCGTGTTTGTTTGTTCCGATGCTTGCCTTGACTCCTTTGATTTGGGGTCGAAAATCCTTAATTTTCAGTGcgcttttcctttaaaagcacCGTGTGGGAAATTATGAAAAACTCGTTGTAAAAATAGTCGTGGGAGTCTTTACAAGGGAACTCAactgagagggaggaaaaaaataaaaggcaaataCATCAGAACAGAAATCACAAAACTCCTGCCAGTGGGCATCTCCTGCTACTCTGATAATTTCCCCgaaactggaaaagcagcagcttctgaactttgaGAGCGGTGAGCTGATATTTTCTGAATTGGCCACGGAAACATCTGTAACCTTCCTCCTTTGTATACATTGCCTGCTGGGCAAAGGATTTAAGCAAGCTTAcaattttgtttgcatttgcCTTATTGACCACTGCACTTAAGGGTGCAGTACATCAACATAATATGCAGGTGGTGGCGGcggcggggtggggggggagCCAGCAAAGAGAGGTTTtccagaaattaattaaaacttttttttcccccccatttgAAGTTTAATGTACGGGAGGAGATAAATGTTCGTGCCGTTTCTTGAAAACCTGTGGGATCCACTCTCAATAAAGCTAAAATCTATTAGCATTCTGTATGCATCTGCAGCAtaaatttcatttgaatttcAAATTTAATAAACCAGGAGGTTTTTAATCATccctggttttatttgtttgataTTAACATGCTTATTGACCGGGTCTGTTGACCAGTTTGATCATTACAGGACAGcaaaaagttaattaaaacGACCACAGCTCCTTAATCATATCATCTGTCTCATCCATGTCGCTCCCTTTATTACAGCCTATGATGGATAGTCTCCCAgattaatttctctgtttcttcgATTTGGACAACAGCTTTTTGGACCTAATTTACATCCTGGGAACAACTTGCTCAAATCTACCTAACATCTTGAGCCTACAATGTAGATTAGCAATCTCGGAACTTTAGACACAACGATAGCTGTCGCTAACCTTTCGGGAAGGGGGGTGGATTTTCTTGGAGCATACCCCGATTCTCCGCGCTGCGACCGGCAAGCGGACAGAGATGGATAGACCCTTGTACCAGAGGTCCTCGCCTGTCTACAGACAGCGCTACCGGGGTGTAGAGGGGGATTTCTCTTTGAGGAAACAGAGGTCTGTGCTATTTGAAAGGGCGTAGCTGGAAAGATTAAGCTGCGGGCTGTCCACGCCGTGTGCTGAATGTCCGTGTTAGCGAGGGGAAGCGTTTCATGCCACCCTTGCGCCAATTTAGGGGCACACCGGTGGGAACCAGGCTCTCCTGTCGCCTCCCTGGCTGTGCGGCTCCGCTCCGCCGTCTGTCAGGTGTCCAGCGAGGGGGAAGCCTCGCTCCTCGGCGTCCAGCGGCTCCTAGCTCCGCTCCCGCGGTCACGGGGGAAGCCTCTAGGCGGGGGCCTTGTCCTCGCCCTCGCTGGGCTCCGTGCTCTGGAAAAGGCTGCGTTGCCCCCATGTTTGCCCCACCGCCCCGtacctgctgccctgggctgggtaGGTGGGGGCCAGGAGGTGTCCCCTTCTCCCGACACCTTCACCTAGAATGTGTCACCCGGAAGACTTACGGAGGGGTGACAAACAACTCTCCAGGCGCACGAGGGCTCGGCTTGTTCGGGGAGCCGAGAGAGGGGAATAGGACGTAAAAGAGACAAAACGGCCACCAGCCAGAAAGGACCGTGCTGTGCCTGGCGGTCACTGATAAGAGAGGGTGGTTAATGTCTTCCTTTCACCTCTACCTGCacctctgcactgctgtgcttcACCTGGGAcgtttccctccctgcctcactGGTCACTTTCGTGGCGACAGGAGCTCCCTGTCGGGCACAGCGGGAGTGGACGGTGCGTGTGCCCCGCTGCCTCCTCCTACTgcctgtgtgggttttttgtccCGTAGGGGTAAACGTGCCCCAGGTACCCGGTAACCCTGCCGGTGTAAACGTGCCCCAGGTGCCCGGTAACCCTGCCGGTGTAAACGTGCCCCGGGTACCCGGTAACCTTGCCGGTGTCCCCGTCCCGCTGCCCGCCCGCGTTTCCCAGCCTGGGGCGGCCTGACTGCTCCTCCACGCAGCCGGCGGGCAGAGGCGCCCGGTAGAGCCGGGGCTTCTCTCTGCAGAGGGGACACGCCGACCTGTCTGCAACCGGCGGAGGGGATTCGCCATTCACTTCGACGTCTTTCCTcgtttgtttatttatttgtctggATCggtgcttaaaaaaaaaaaaaaaaagcagctagCTGCGTCTCGGAAGTGTCCCTGTAATTAAATTAGCCGGGAAGACACCGCGCACATGCTGGTGTGTGCAtgcctggggagggagaggaagaggcaCCTTCACACCCACTCTGTTTACATCGCCGGTGCGCGCCTAGATCCGACCCgcatctcctccttcttctccccgTTTCTTTCCCTGCCCTCGCCACCCCCCCACGCCCACTCCCGCTCTCCCGGTACGCTATCTCTGAGCTCGCATCGGCTCCTGGGCGGTCATGTAAGTACCGGGAGGCGCCGGCGGGGAGAGCGAGCGCCCGGGCTGAGCGCGCCGGCACCGGGCGGGGCGCAGCGCGGagcccccgccgccgctcctGCGCTCCTGCCTAGAATAGATTTGTTTAAGCTgctttctggtttgttttttttttttttttccctattataTATCACCTTCTCCCAGGCACCACTTACAGTTAAAAACTACTAAATTCTTCTCCTCAGCGGTAttgatttcttttcattctgcTCCGTTAGGAGAAGAGGTAATGCTTCCAGATTACCCCGCGTCTCCTCCAGACGGTTGACAATTGCAATCGCAGTTTCGGGAAGATAAATGTTACTTTGGGAATTGTGCTTAATTACAAATAATCTAGGAGCTGCTCCGGGTCCGATGGTTTAACCACACTTGTTCAAATCATAGTACAAGCTTTTCAAGAGGGTGCCAAGATATAGTAGCCGTTTGGAAAATCGGTGTGTAAGACAGGACGCTCCCATTAAACAGGGTGCCTGAAGCTGGGTCACGCCCCGAAATACATgctatttatttataaacatacaactatataaatgtatatacaCATGGGCGCCTGTGGATATGTGCGCGTATATAAATGTGTGTGACAGACACTCGCATATGCAAATCCTAAAACACTTAAAATCGTAGCCTACAGAGAAcatagaagaaaaggaaagctttCTACGcttgtatgtatgtatgtattatGTACGTATGTATTTCTTTGTTCTCCCAACCGCACAGAAGTGtcaatctggaaaaaaaaaattaaagcatttttgcttgctgctgtttgttgAGTGGAAGAACCCCCTGGTCTTCCAGGAAAGACGTACCTCCGAAGCACTGTGCCAGGAAGGTTTTGCCCTCGTCCGTTCACACACTCAGTGTGCACCACAGCCGTCTCCTGAATGCAGAGCTCCTGCGATTTGACTTGAGAGACCCTAATATTGATATATTTACTGTTCCTCTTACAATGTAGCTGCCACCTTTCCCTGTCGTTATTTGCCTATATGGCAGAGCAATTAGGTCACCCCCTCGCTCCCTctcccccctccttccccagcagccttATTAACTTCGGGAGAGGGAGGCAGACGAGCAGCGGGAGGGAGGCAAGGTGGTGAACAGGTTATTCTCTTAACCCGACCTGGCTGTAGGAGCGAGATGAGCAACACTGAACAGATGTCCCCATTTAAGCCATTCTTTTCCCACATGCCTGCTGGATGCTGCCAGGGCGCAGGAAGCTTGCTGCAGACCTGGCCCATTCCCGGCCATTATGGCCAAGTTATTCTGGACCAGTGAGCACGAACAAAATGGGCTTCAGATCGCGTGCTTGAGAATAATTCGACTCCGAGCCCTGGAAGAGCCccctccccccatttttttAAGTGTTGGGGGGTGGACAGGGACGTGTCTCAGCTCTGATCGTAGCAGAAGAACTTCTCAAaagccccttccccctccctctctTCGGCAAATATGGTATAATTTACAGAGCAACTTAATAATCCGAGGGCCACCGCAAAAGCCCTTTGCGTTGTAAACCGCTTCTAATTACCTGCCAGAGCAATTAGCTGACTATCACGAAGAAATTAGATCGCTCAATGTAGCATAAATAATGCGAATAATTTTGTAAGGAGAATGGAAAGCGAGACCTGGTGTTTCTTTATAAGGAAATAACACCTCGTACTGTACGAACCCTACATGAACACATATTAATGTCTAGGCATGCACGGAAATGAATCCGAACATGAACCCTCTGGCTTAGATTCAGCACTTTCTTCATTTACATATGCGGGGTGAAAGTCGGCTTCCAGGCGTTTAGATACAGAGCTCTTCCAGATCACAGTAATTAACACATAGCGACTTCAATAGGAAAACCTGTTTTCCAGATGATTTTTACAATGCAGCTTTATGTCTCATTTGGCAGTTTAAATAGCTGGAGTTGTTTTCTGGCTGCATCTCCACTATCATCTGTTGAGCATATTTTGCCTAGAATATTGACCAAAACTTCCgaacccaattttttttttaaacatagaTGACTAATATACTGGACATGCCTAGAGTTTTCGAGAGgtgtgtttttggtttttttttcttaactcaTATGGTTAGTTCGTCGAGAAAATGTTATGAATCGCCTTATAAGTTTGTGCTATTTaacaacttttattttcttctttctgcatTTCACCTTGAAGGATCGCAAGCCTTTACTCCATTTTCACTACTTCAATATTTGATCTCAAGAGGAAAacgttttttttttccagtttaaaattTACAGGTAGTAGACAGTCTGCAGGGATTTAAATGTATGTGTATAACAATCAggttattaaatttaaatattggcGAAATATTTGTTGACGCTGCTGGATCTACAGCTGCGGAATTGAGGAAGGAGTTTGTGCCCAGGAGTATGCTGTAATGAAAGTGCCTTTACAGAAGAATTCAGCTAAAGTGGATTGAATTTGCTTCCGTTGTGTTTCCCCCTCTACCCCCGCCCCCGTACTGAGAAAAGTGCTAGTCATAAAGCGAGACGTGAAGGTGCCTGATCCTAGTGAAGATCATCCCAGCCCAAACTGCAGCTGCTTACTGCTCGCAGGCGCTCAGGGATTTAGCGTAACTCGTTAGGAGTGCTCCGGGCTAAGGATAAACACAACTAATTTGGTTTATCTTTGATAAATAGGAGCAGCAGCGTACACGGTGATTCTTTAAATGCGTCTTCGAAGGGGGGCAAAAGCCGAGTGTAAGATCAGATCTTTCATAACTTTTCAGAGCGTCTCTTTCCTCAGGCTCGGGCACTAACGCAGCAGATATTAAGTGACTGGTCAGACACCCTTGTCCCTAGGTTGTCTCCGGAAAGCTGGAATTTTCGCTGAACAAGGTTTCTAAGCTTCTCCAGGTCTGATGGGGACTGCTCAGCTGTTCCGTAGCCCCCACGTAGCACACTCGGAATTGTACAGCATGTTTAACGATTCTTGCTCGTCGGCTAATTAGAGAGGGCTTTGAAGCTCCATTACCGGCAACAAAATTATTGCGGTCAGTTTAGGCCAAATTCTGCGGTTCTTAATGGAGCGAAACTCCCATTGAAGTCAATGGGACAGAAGTCAATGGACGTTGTGCTTTATTAAGGAGCACAGAATGTGTCCCTTTGTGATTTAGAGATTAAAAATCGGTTTTGGTAAGAAGTTAAGACGGTCACACTCCCGAGGCAGGATCTCACCCGCGCCCCGGCTAGGGCTCGATCTCTTTCCACCGGGCGGGCTGAGCCCCGCGGCTCCCCAGGGACGACGCCGAGGGCAGGATCGGTGCCGGGGGTTATTAATCATCAACAGCGGCCAGACAAAAGAGCTTTTCCGGCTGTTCTGAAAGGACCAAAACTTCGCTCTCCCGGGGGCTTCAGGCCCCCGGGGCCGGCGGGACTGTCAGTGCTGAGGGAGGAATTCGGTCCATTCCGCGGCCCCGGCTCTCACTGTCCCCTGGCGCGTACAGGGCGcgtcccctccctcccctccacgGCGCTCTGTCCCTCCGCTCGCCGTGGCTGATGTCCGCAGTCACCGACCAAAGAGGTCCGCTTCCCGAGGG comes from Zonotrichia leucophrys gambelii isolate GWCS_2022_RI chromosome 2, RI_Zleu_2.0, whole genome shotgun sequence and encodes:
- the SP8 gene encoding transcription factor Sp8 isoform X2, with protein sequence MATSLLGEEPRVGSTPLAMLAATCNKIGSPSPSPSALSDSASSFGKGFHPWKRSSSSASAGSCGAVGSGLPGFGVAGAARNGSSAAAAAAAAAAAALVSDSFSCGGSPGSSAFSLTSSSAAAASSPFANDYSVFQAPGSAGGGGGGGGGGGGAAGQEAAAHQPVFISKVHTSVEGLQGIYPRVGMAHPYESWFKPSHPGLGAGEVGSAGASSWWDVGAGWIDVQSPNGAAALPGSLHPAPGGLQTSLHSPLGGYNSDYSGLGHSAFSSGASSHLLSPAGQHLMDGFKPVLPGSYPDSAPSPLAGAGGSMLGGGPAAPLAASPRSSARRYSGRATCDCPNCQEAERLGPAGASLRRKGLHSCHIPGCGKVYGKTSHLKAHLRWHTGERPFVCNWLFCGKRFTRSDELQRHLRTHTGEKRFACPVCNKRFMRSDHLSKHVKTHSGPGGAGGPGGGGPGGGPGPGGKKGSDTDSEHSAAGSPPCHSPELLPPPEPGHRNGLE
- the SP8 gene encoding transcription factor Sp8 isoform X1; amino-acid sequence: MLAATCNKIGSPSPSPSALSDSASSFGKGFHPWKRSSSSASAGSCGAVGSGLPGFGVAGAARNGSSAAAAAAAAAAAALVSDSFSCGGSPGSSAFSLTSSSAAAASSPFANDYSVFQAPGSAGGGGGGGGGGGGAAGQEAAAHQPVFISKVHTSVEGLQGIYPRVGMAHPYESWFKPSHPGLGAGEVGSAGASSWWDVGAGWIDVQSPNGAAALPGSLHPAPGGLQTSLHSPLGGYNSDYSGLGHSAFSSGASSHLLSPAGQHLMDGFKPVLPGSYPDSAPSPLAGAGGSMLGGGPAAPLAASPRSSARRYSGRATCDCPNCQEAERLGPAGASLRRKGLHSCHIPGCGKVYGKTSHLKAHLRWHTGERPFVCNWLFCGKRFTRSDELQRHLRTHTGEKRFACPVCNKRFMRSDHLSKHVKTHSGPGGAGGPGGGGPGGGPGPGGKKGSDTDSEHSAAGSPPCHSPELLPPPEPGHRNGLE